GCCTGGAAGGTGATGAAGAACCGGGTCATCGACCTCGCCCGGGCCCGCAACCGGGGCCCCGCCCTCCTGGACAACGCGACCTTCGAGACCGCGATCCTCAAGGACGCGGTCGACCCCATCGCCGCCCTGGAGGAGAGCCTGAACCTCTATCAGGCGATCAAGAAACTCCCCGAGCGCCAGCAGGACGTGGTCATCCTGCTCCACTGCCGCGGCTACAGCGTCGCCGAGACCGCCACCCACCTCGGCATCACCGAGGCCGGTGTGCGCTCCACCGCCCGCTACGCCCGCCGCCGTCTGCAACAACTCCTGGCCAAGGACAACCGATGACCTCACCCATTGACCGCATCCTCGCGCGGGCCCTGCTCAACCCCACCCCTCCCATCGACTTCGAGGCCGCCGAGGCCCGGCTCGCCGCCCGCCACGCCAACCCCGGCGGCGTCCCGCCCCAGGAGCGTCCCCCACAACAGGGTCCGGGGACCACCGCGGCCGCCGGAGCCGCGGTGCCAGGCGCGGACGAGCGGATGGCGCAGGATCTGCACACCCTGTGCGAGGCGATCATCGCCCGGCCCGACGCCCTGACCCAGCTGCGGGACTTCCTCACCCGCCGCATCCTCGAACCGCCCGGCTCCCGGGTCCTGGGATGCGTACTCCAGCTGGCCGGGCACGAGGACCACGCCCAGTTCTGGTGGCAGTTCGCCGCCGGGGCCGGCGACCCCGCCGCCGCGTACTGCCTCTACCTCCACCACATGGCCCTCGGCGAGGACGGCCAGGCGCACGCATGGCTCGAGTGGTGGCACGAGCAGGCGGGCAACGACATCCCGCCGGTCACCGACACCGTGGAGGACTGGACCGCCACCGACCACGAGATGGCCGCCGCCCTGCGCATCCTGCACGGCCTGAAGCGGGGACAGGAGGTCCCGCCCGCCACCAGGGCGGTCATCCACTACGTCGCCGAGGCCGTCGACTTCACCGACGACCCCGACATCGACCTCCCGCTGCCGGAGCCGGGGTTCGCCGACCGCATCGAGGACCTCACCACCACCAAGACCACCACGGACGCCGCGCCTCCCGCCGACCGCGCCGTGCTGCCGGAGCGGCCGCGCAGCGGTTCACCGGCGTAAGTGCGGCCGCCGCGTGGCAGGGGCTTCGCCCCCGGACCCCGGGGTCCAGGGGCGAAGCCCCGGTTGTGGGAAGGGGCGGGGAGGGGAACAACCCGCCGCAGGCGTCAACCTCAGCGCCGGGCCACCAGATCCTTGAGCGCGACGTTCAGCTCGAGGACGTTCACCCGCGGCTCGCCGATGAACCCAACCATGCGCCCCTCGGTCTTGTCCTTGACCAGCCTCTCCACCTGGCCGACGGACAGCCCGTTCCGCGCCGCGACCCGATGGACCTGGATCTCCGCGTACCGCGGGGAGATGTCCGGGTCCAGACCGGAGCCGGAGGATGTCACCGCCTCGGCGGGGACCTGGGATGGCTTGACGGTGTAGCCGGGCACCGAGTTGTTCCTGACGACCGCGGCCTTGGCGTCCCGGACCTGCTGGAGGAGGTCCTTGCTGTCGGCGGAGAGGTTGGTGGCTCCGGACAGCAGCAGCTTGTACTGGGTGTTGACGCTGTTGCTGCCGAGGCCGTTCGCCGGGCGGCCCTGGAACCACTTCAGATCGGGGTCCGGGGTCTCCTGGCCCTTCTTCAGCGGCAGGTCGTACGGCTGCCCGATCAGCGAGGAGCCGACGACCTTGCCGTGCGCCGTGATCTCGGAGCCGTTCGCCTTGTCGTGGAACAGCCCCTGGGCGACGCCGGTGACCAGCAGCGGGTAGATGACGCCGGTCACCAGGGTCAGCATCAGCAGGGCGCGCAGCCCGGCGCCGAACAGCCGGACGGTGTTCGTGACGGAGTGGTTCATGGCGATCAGCCGATCCCGGGGATGAGGGAGATGAGGATGTCGATGATCTTGATGCCGATGAAGGGCGCGATCAGGCCGCCGAGACCGTAGATCCCGAGGTTGCGCCGCAGCATCCGGTCCGCGCTCATCGGCCGGTAGCGCACCCCCCGCAGGGCGAGCGGCACCAGCGCGATGATGATCAGCGCGTTGAAGATGACCGCGGACAGGATCGCCGAGTCCGGCGAGGACAGCTGCATGATGTTCAGCCTGTCCAGGCCCGGGTAGACCGCCGCGAACAGCGCCGGGATGATCGCGAAGTACTTCGCGACATCGTTGGCGATGGAGAAGGTGGTCAGCGCACCCCGGGTGATCAGCAACTGCTTGCCGATCTCCACGATCTCGATCAGCTTGGTCGGGTTGGAGTCGAGGTCGACCATGTTGCCGGCCTCCTTGGCGGCCGACGTCCCCGTGTTCATCGCCACCCCGACGTCCGCCTGCGCCAGCGCCGGGGCGTCGTTGGTGCCGTCGCCGGTCATCGCGACCAGCTTGCCGCCCGCCTGCTCCCGCTTGATCAGGGCCATCTTGTCCTCGGGCGTGGCCTCGGCGAGGAAGTCGTCGACGCCCGCCTCCTCGGCTATCGCCTTGGCCGTCAGCGGGTTGTCACCCGTGATCATGACGGTCTTGATGCCCATGCGGCGCAGCTCGTCGAACCGCTCCCGCATGCCCTCCTTGACCACGTCCTTGAGGTGGATGACGCCCAGCACATGAGCGCCCTTGTCGTCCTGGACGGCCACCAGCAGCGGGGTGCCACCGGCCGCGGAGATCTGTTGGGCGAGCCCGTCCGCGTCCTCGGCGACCGTACCGCCCCGCTCCCGGACCCAGGCGATGACCGAACCGGCCGCCCCCTTGCGGATCTTCCGCTCGCCGACGTCCACACCCGACATCCGGGTCTGCGCGGTGAACTCGATCCACTCGGCCCCCACCAGCTCGCCCTGGTGGCGCTCGCGCAGCCCGTACTTCTCCTTCGCCAGGACGACGACGGACCGGCCCTCGGGGGTCTCGTCGGCCAGCGAGGACAGCTGGGCGGCGTCCGCGACCTCGGCCTCGGTGGTGCCGCGCACCGGCAGGAACTCCGCCGCCTGCCGGTTGCCCAGGGTGATGGTGCCGGTCTTGTCCAGCAGCAGCGTGGAGACATCACCGGCGGCCTCGACCGCCCGGCCCGACATCGCCAGCACATTGCGCTGCACCAGCCGGTCCATGCCCGCGATGCCGATCGCCGACAGCAGCGCGCCGATCGTCGTCGGGATCAGACAGACCAGCAGCGCCACCAGCACCACCATCGTCAGATGCGTGCCCGCGTAATCCGCGAACGGCGGCAGTGTGGCGCAGGCGAGCAGGAAGACGATGGTCAGCGAGGCGAGCAGGATGTTCAGCGCGATCTCGTTGGGAGTCTTCTGCCGTGCGGCGCCCTCCACCAGGTTGATCATCCGGTCGATGAAGGTCTCGCCGGGCTTGGTGGTGATCCTGATGACGATGCGGTCGGAGAGCACCTTCGTGCCACCGGTCACGGCCGAACGGTCGCCACCGGACTCGCGGATGACCGGAGCCGACTCGCCGGTGATCGCCGACTCGTCGACCGAGGCGACGCCCTCGACGACATCGCCGTCGCCGGGGATGACATCGCCGGCCTCGCAGACCACCAGGTCACCGATGGTCAGCCCGGTGCCGGGGATCCGCTCCTCCGCGCCGTCCCCCAGCAGCCGGCGCGCGACGGTGTCGGTCTTGGCCTTGCGCAGGGTGTCGGCCTGCGCCTTGCCACGGCCCTCGGCGACCGCCTCCGCCAGATTGGCGAAGATCACGGTCAGCCACAGCCAGGCGCTGATCGCCCAGCCGAACCAGTCGCCCGGGTTCTGACACGAGAACGCGGTGGTCAGTACGGACCCGACCAGCACGACGAACATCACGGGCGACTTCACCATCACCCGCGGATCCAGCTTGCGGAAGGCGTCCGGTAGCGACCGCAGCAGCTGCTGGGGGTCGAAGAGGCCCGCGCCGACACGGTCCTCGGCCGAGCTGTGCCCGGTGGGAACGCCGCTGTGCGGCGCCCTGGTCGGAGTGGCAGTGGACATGGAGTCCTCGTGTTCTTCTCTGCGGGGGGTCATCACGCCAGCCCCTCGGCCAGCGGCCCCAGCGCCAGCGCCGGGAAGTACGTCAGACCGGTAATGATCAGGATCGCGCCCACCAACAACCCGGTGAACAGCGGCTTCTCGGTGCGCAGCGTGCCCGCGGTGGCCGGTACCGGCCGCTGCCCGGCGAGCGAGCCCGCGAGTGCCAGCACGAAGACCATGGGCACGAAGCGGCCGAGCAGCATCGCGAGCCCGGTCGTGGTGTTGTACCAGTCGGTGTTCGCGTTCAGGCCGGCGAAGGCCGAGCCGTTGTTGTTCGAGGCGGAGGTGAAGGCGTACAGCACCTCGGAGAAGCCGTGCGCACCGGAGTTGAGCATCGAGTTCGGCGGCGTCGGCAGGGCCATGGAGGCGGCGGTGAAGACCAGGACCAGCGCCGGGGTGACCAGGATGTAGCAGGCCGCCAGCTTGATCTCGCGGGGACCGATCTTCTTGCCCAGATACTCGGGCGTACGGCCGACCATCAGCCCGGCGATGAACACCGCGATGATCGCCATGATCAGCATCCCGTAGAGGCCGGAGCCCACCCCGCCGGGCGCGATCTCGCCCAGCATCATGCCGAGCATGGTGATGCCGCCGCCCAGGCCGGTGAAGGAGGAGTGGAAGGAGTCCACCGCTCCGGTCGAGGTGAGCGTGGTCGACACCCCGAAGAGCGCCGAGCCGCCGACCCCGAAGCGGGTCTCCTTGCCCTCCATCGCGCCACCGGCGGCCTGGAGCGCCGGGCCGTGGTGGGCGAACTCGGTCCACATCATCAGGGCGACGAAGCCGACCCAGATGGTGACCATGGTCGCCAGGATCGCGTAGCCCTGCTTGACCGAGCCGACCATGACGCCGAAGGTGCGGGTCAGCGCCAGCGGGATGACCAGGATCAGGAAGATCTCGAAGAGGTTGGTGAACGGGGTCGGGTTCTCGAACGGGTGGGCGCTGTTGGCGTTGAAGTAACCGCCGCCGTTGGTGCCCAGCTCCTTGATGGCCTCCTGCGAGGCCACGGCGCCGCCGTTCCACGCTTGCGAGCCGCCCATGAACTGGCCGACCTCGTGAATGCCGGAGAAGTTCTGGATCGCCCCGCAGGCGACCAGCACCACGGCGGCGACCGCCGCCACCGGCACCAGGACGCGGACCGTGCCGCGCACCAGATCGGCCCAGAAGTTCCCGAGCTCACCGGTGCGCGAGCGCGCGAAGCCGCGCACCAGCGCCACCGCGACGGCGATGCCCACCGCCGCCGACACGAAGTTCTGCACGGCCAGACCGGCGGTCTGCACGACGTGGCCCATGGCCTGCTCGCCGTAGTACGACTGCCAGTTGGTGTTCGTCACGAAGGACGCGGCCGTGTCGAACGCCTGCGCGGGCTCGATCGAGGAGAACCCCAGCGAGCCGGGCAGGCCGCCCTGGAGCCGCTGCAACAGATAGAGGAAGAGCACCCCGGCCGCCGAGAAGGCCAGCACCCCGCGCAGATACGCGGTCCAGCGCATCTCGGTGTCGGGGTTGGCACCGATGCCCTTGTAGATCCACTTCTCCACGCGCAGATGCTTCTCGGAGGAGTAGACCCTGGCCATGTAGGTGCCGAGGGGGACATAGGCGAGCGCCAGCGCCCCCATGAGGGCGAGCAGCTGGAGCACGCCGGCGAGTACGGGACTCATGCTTGTTCTCAGAACCTCTCCGGGAAGATCAGGGCGAGGACGAGATAGCCCAGCAGGGCGACGGCCACGATCAGGCCGACGACGTTTTCGGCGGTCACAGCTTCGTCACCCCTTTGGCGACAAAGGCCACCAGCGCGAACACCGCGATGGTGACGACGACGAAGGCCACATCGGCCATCGCGAACTCCTGGAAAGAGGTCGGGGGA
This genomic interval from Streptomyces asiaticus contains the following:
- a CDS encoding sigma-70 family RNA polymerase sigma factor, coding for MTNDFPRSREITSMTAGLPADFRAFHQLHRKAYIDRAMVYLGNHADAEEAVDAAFEQLLRCWPKVLTMENPAAYAWKVMKNRVIDLARARNRGPALLDNATFETAILKDAVDPIAALEESLNLYQAIKKLPERQQDVVILLHCRGYSVAETATHLGITEAGVRSTARYARRRLQQLLAKDNR
- a CDS encoding potassium-transporting ATPase subunit C — its product is MNHSVTNTVRLFGAGLRALLMLTLVTGVIYPLLVTGVAQGLFHDKANGSEITAHGKVVGSSLIGQPYDLPLKKGQETPDPDLKWFQGRPANGLGSNSVNTQYKLLLSGATNLSADSKDLLQQVRDAKAAVVRNNSVPGYTVKPSQVPAEAVTSSGSGLDPDISPRYAEIQVHRVAARNGLSVGQVERLVKDKTEGRMVGFIGEPRVNVLELNVALKDLVARR
- the kdpB gene encoding potassium-transporting ATPase subunit KdpB → MSTATPTRAPHSGVPTGHSSAEDRVGAGLFDPQQLLRSLPDAFRKLDPRVMVKSPVMFVVLVGSVLTTAFSCQNPGDWFGWAISAWLWLTVIFANLAEAVAEGRGKAQADTLRKAKTDTVARRLLGDGAEERIPGTGLTIGDLVVCEAGDVIPGDGDVVEGVASVDESAITGESAPVIRESGGDRSAVTGGTKVLSDRIVIRITTKPGETFIDRMINLVEGAARQKTPNEIALNILLASLTIVFLLACATLPPFADYAGTHLTMVVLVALLVCLIPTTIGALLSAIGIAGMDRLVQRNVLAMSGRAVEAAGDVSTLLLDKTGTITLGNRQAAEFLPVRGTTEAEVADAAQLSSLADETPEGRSVVVLAKEKYGLRERHQGELVGAEWIEFTAQTRMSGVDVGERKIRKGAAGSVIAWVRERGGTVAEDADGLAQQISAAGGTPLLVAVQDDKGAHVLGVIHLKDVVKEGMRERFDELRRMGIKTVMITGDNPLTAKAIAEEAGVDDFLAEATPEDKMALIKREQAGGKLVAMTGDGTNDAPALAQADVGVAMNTGTSAAKEAGNMVDLDSNPTKLIEIVEIGKQLLITRGALTTFSIANDVAKYFAIIPALFAAVYPGLDRLNIMQLSSPDSAILSAVIFNALIIIALVPLALRGVRYRPMSADRMLRRNLGIYGLGGLIAPFIGIKIIDILISLIPGIG
- the kdpA gene encoding potassium-transporting ATPase subunit KdpA: MSPVLAGVLQLLALMGALALAYVPLGTYMARVYSSEKHLRVEKWIYKGIGANPDTEMRWTAYLRGVLAFSAAGVLFLYLLQRLQGGLPGSLGFSSIEPAQAFDTAASFVTNTNWQSYYGEQAMGHVVQTAGLAVQNFVSAAVGIAVAVALVRGFARSRTGELGNFWADLVRGTVRVLVPVAAVAAVVLVACGAIQNFSGIHEVGQFMGGSQAWNGGAVASQEAIKELGTNGGGYFNANSAHPFENPTPFTNLFEIFLILVIPLALTRTFGVMVGSVKQGYAILATMVTIWVGFVALMMWTEFAHHGPALQAAGGAMEGKETRFGVGGSALFGVSTTLTSTGAVDSFHSSFTGLGGGITMLGMMLGEIAPGGVGSGLYGMLIMAIIAVFIAGLMVGRTPEYLGKKIGPREIKLAACYILVTPALVLVFTAASMALPTPPNSMLNSGAHGFSEVLYAFTSASNNNGSAFAGLNANTDWYNTTTGLAMLLGRFVPMVFVLALAGSLAGQRPVPATAGTLRTEKPLFTGLLVGAILIITGLTYFPALALGPLAEGLA
- the kdpF gene encoding K(+)-transporting ATPase subunit F, which gives rise to MTAENVVGLIVAVALLGYLVLALIFPERF